In Leptolyngbya sp. SIO1E4, one DNA window encodes the following:
- a CDS encoding NAD(P)/FAD-dependent oxidoreductase, protein MSATTSTSKATSYDIAVIGAGPIGLLYASWIKLARPQSRIIVLERSETPRHKIGESTLSGFCKALRSVGIRQETLDRLFFPKNGLGFFHVDETVADVRAASEYILETFDETFQIERRVLENLLIANARRLGVEVLQGARVNIKRSTLDHTGNQIIYQTRQQQHSITANLLVDATGPASVLAKHLGLHTKTNSLFQNNAVWGYFKNVRRLGSLDPWPAAAQFSRDEYTQHLCFNEGWLWYIPLVSWEHVADDQLAPMLEQLLSPTGQIPNRDDLQQAFDCQAEDLISVGLVLRDDRDHVFKNQGPKAVFDHYARKYPAIAQLLAGATLVDDCYGKHDYLSRANVRSHARQVSGDGWLIIGDAAFFVDPLISPGLTGGVATAYFAAQESLQVIDGNKATRANFGRYEHFAHYLHEALERDNQLVYMSFNHPEAIELVQRFQEIDARRHFNQHQNLMDDYRLADTNVWGILSPSYQVMQKQLWQIMHQAEQHAAAADDAQLRCALYDDMVRQMKAQLHHYLEQHVELTPYVVQNDRIAALV, encoded by the coding sequence ATGTCTGCAACAACATCTACCTCGAAGGCTACGAGCTACGACATTGCAGTTATCGGTGCTGGCCCCATAGGCTTGCTTTATGCCTCCTGGATCAAGCTGGCGCGCCCTCAGAGTCGCATTATTGTCTTAGAGCGGTCTGAGACACCGCGTCACAAGATTGGTGAGAGCACACTTTCAGGGTTTTGCAAAGCCTTACGTTCTGTTGGCATTCGCCAGGAAACCCTAGACCGACTGTTTTTCCCAAAGAATGGGCTCGGCTTTTTTCATGTCGATGAAACAGTTGCTGATGTCAGAGCCGCGTCTGAATATATCTTGGAGACCTTTGACGAAACTTTTCAGATTGAGCGCCGGGTGTTGGAGAACCTGCTAATCGCAAATGCTCGTCGCCTTGGAGTTGAAGTGTTGCAGGGTGCCAGAGTCAATATCAAGCGCTCTACCTTAGACCATACTGGAAACCAAATTATTTATCAGACCCGGCAACAGCAGCACAGCATCACGGCCAATCTGCTGGTAGATGCGACTGGTCCTGCTAGTGTTTTGGCGAAGCATTTAGGTCTACACACCAAAACAAACAGCCTCTTTCAAAATAATGCCGTTTGGGGCTATTTCAAAAACGTCCGTCGCTTAGGCAGTCTTGATCCTTGGCCAGCAGCGGCACAGTTTTCTCGAGATGAATATACCCAACACTTGTGCTTTAACGAAGGCTGGCTTTGGTACATTCCACTCGTTTCTTGGGAGCATGTGGCTGACGATCAGCTGGCTCCGATGCTGGAACAACTCCTGTCGCCAACGGGGCAAATCCCTAATCGAGATGATCTGCAGCAGGCATTTGACTGCCAGGCTGAAGATCTGATCAGTGTTGGCTTGGTGCTACGGGATGATCGGGATCATGTTTTCAAGAATCAAGGCCCTAAAGCGGTCTTTGATCACTATGCGCGAAAATACCCTGCGATCGCTCAGCTGCTCGCAGGGGCAACCCTCGTGGATGATTGTTACGGGAAGCATGATTATTTGAGTCGAGCCAATGTGCGGAGTCACGCCCGCCAGGTGAGTGGTGATGGCTGGCTCATTATTGGCGATGCGGCCTTTTTTGTAGATCCTCTTATTTCTCCTGGTCTGACCGGGGGGGTTGCAACAGCCTATTTTGCAGCTCAAGAATCGCTACAGGTGATTGATGGCAACAAAGCTACGCGGGCCAACTTTGGGCGCTATGAACACTTTGCTCATTACCTCCATGAAGCACTGGAGCGTGATAATCAGCTAGTCTACATGTCTTTCAATCACCCAGAGGCGATCGAGTTGGTGCAGCGCTTTCAAGAAATTGACGCGAGGCGACACTTTAATCAACATCAAAATCTGATGGATGACTATCGACTCGCAGATACGAATGTCTGGGGTATTCTCAGTCCTTCTTATCAGGTTATGCAGAAACAGCTTTGGCAGATAATGCATCAGGCTGAGCAGCACGCTGCTGCAGCAGATGATGCTCAACTTCGATGTGCTTTATATGATGACATGGTGCGACAAATGAAGGCGCAGCTCCATCATTATTTGGAACAGCATGTTGAACTCACACCGTATGTAGTGCAAAACGATCGCATTGCAGCCTTGGTTTAA
- a CDS encoding DUF262 domain-containing protein, which yields MVDSKSLSEQAPSQSNLIIEESEDNSPLEIAPEKRCVRTEKQDVPVETLVSWVNRSKLNLQPDFQRNFVWNSGKASRLIESLLLAIPIPVIYVAEEPNRTYSVVDGQQRLTSICSFVNGQFPNGQKFKLSGLQVLTDLNRKAFGDLSIELQEEILNFTLRLIIIEKDSDPDVKFEVFERLNLGAEKLNDQEVRNCVYRGNYNELLRSLSQTPYMLKVLQSEEPHSRMADRQLILRFFAMWRNTHHNYKGPTKRFLNTEMELHRNLSETAIIEMRETFEKSIEMAYSVFQEKAFRRYYSGNTYNPNGTWEKSRLNVALWDTILYTFSYYQLDEILPIKDHIREEFLAMITDDKKFSDYISTSTDKVERIQYRAEAWRDRLQTLIASLKGRNADEPRTFSLAFKQSLLEKHPTCHVCWKPIEHVDDAVIAHIPNYWRENKQIPENARLDHRFCHRERQS from the coding sequence ATGGTTGATTCCAAATCCCTTTCCGAACAGGCCCCCTCACAATCGAACCTAATTATTGAAGAAAGCGAAGATAATAGCCCGCTGGAAATTGCACCTGAAAAGCGGTGTGTGAGAACTGAAAAGCAAGATGTTCCGGTAGAAACGCTTGTGAGTTGGGTTAACCGAAGCAAACTCAATTTACAACCAGATTTTCAACGTAATTTTGTCTGGAATAGTGGCAAAGCTAGCCGTTTAATTGAGTCTTTATTGCTGGCAATTCCAATTCCAGTGATTTATGTGGCTGAAGAGCCCAATCGTACTTATTCCGTGGTGGATGGTCAGCAGCGTCTAACAAGCATTTGCTCTTTTGTGAATGGTCAATTTCCCAATGGGCAAAAGTTTAAGCTTTCTGGATTACAGGTCTTAACCGATCTAAATCGAAAGGCGTTTGGGGATTTATCGATTGAATTACAAGAAGAAATTCTCAACTTTACGCTAAGGCTGATCATTATCGAAAAGGACTCTGATCCAGACGTTAAATTTGAGGTTTTTGAGCGACTGAATCTAGGGGCCGAAAAGCTGAATGACCAAGAAGTTCGGAACTGTGTGTATCGCGGCAACTATAACGAACTGCTGCGATCGCTCTCTCAGACTCCTTACATGCTAAAGGTTTTGCAATCGGAAGAACCCCATTCCCGCATGGCCGATCGCCAATTAATCCTGCGTTTCTTTGCCATGTGGCGCAACACCCACCACAACTATAAAGGTCCGACAAAGCGATTTCTCAATACCGAAATGGAGCTGCACCGTAATTTAAGTGAGACAGCCATTATAGAAATGCGCGAGACGTTTGAAAAGTCCATCGAGATGGCCTATTCCGTGTTCCAAGAAAAGGCTTTTCGGCGCTATTATTCTGGCAATACTTACAATCCCAACGGTACCTGGGAAAAATCACGGCTTAATGTCGCCCTCTGGGATACTATTTTGTATACCTTTAGCTATTACCAGCTTGATGAGATTCTACCCATCAAAGACCACATCCGAGAAGAATTCCTGGCGATGATCACGGATGACAAAAAGTTTTCAGATTACATTAGCACCAGCACGGATAAAGTTGAGCGCATTCAGTATCGTGCAGAAGCCTGGCGGGATCGCTTACAAACATTGATAGCGTCTTTAAAGGGGAGAAACGCAGACGAACCTCGCACATTTTCTCTGGCATTTAAGCAGTCTTTGTTAGAAAAACATCCAACCTGCCATGTCTGTTGGAAACCTATTGAGCATGTTGATGATGCCGTGATTGCTCACATTCCTAACTATTGGCGCGAAAACAAGCAAATCCCTGAAAATGCCCGCCTAGATCATCGCTTTTGCCATCGAGAAAGGCAATCATAA
- a CDS encoding AAA family ATPase: MTFSSSVRLFQTLVTSFHAAIVIETVEEERVRTLINTAVNDLQMSVFEWSVAQGLTRSQGNIHNRWTNEYAPPGSQTPQAIEATKEPLDVLKHIQEMQFQAIYWLKDLGPHLKDEVVARQLREVIQQFSRNRSAIIITGHSITLSPEIAQEVVYFDLKLPEPDELYQTISEVVRSLKGRITVEIQPEGIKSLVQAMRGMTLHQARKVIAFAALDDGKLSPDDVKRVLQRKAQVLHEEGLLDYIPPEMNPAQLGGFEGLKTWLARARVGFSPQAKALNLPPPKGILIVGIQGCGKSLAAKTIAREWRMPLLKLDAGRLYDKYVGESEKNFRRAVALAETMAPAVLWMDEIEKSMGQSDSDADGGLSRRLFGYFLTWLQEKSEDVFVVATANDLSRIPPELLRKGRFDEIFFVDLPDEQERAAILQIHLIRRKQDPRRFNLPELVRATDGFSGAEIEQVIITALYRAIYDKKTVNTELVIEEVKSTVPLSISRREDLHTLRIMAQERFVGVK, from the coding sequence ATGACCTTCTCAAGCAGCGTTCGCCTGTTTCAGACCCTGGTAACGTCTTTTCACGCAGCCATTGTGATTGAAACGGTTGAAGAAGAACGGGTTCGTACCCTAATCAACACGGCTGTTAATGATCTGCAAATGTCGGTGTTTGAATGGAGTGTGGCCCAAGGGTTAACGCGATCGCAAGGCAATATTCACAACCGCTGGACAAATGAGTATGCCCCGCCTGGGAGCCAAACCCCCCAGGCCATTGAAGCAACGAAGGAGCCACTCGATGTCTTGAAACACATTCAAGAGATGCAGTTTCAGGCTATCTACTGGCTCAAAGATTTAGGTCCCCATTTAAAGGATGAAGTGGTTGCGCGGCAGTTACGGGAAGTGATTCAGCAGTTTTCCCGCAATCGTTCTGCCATCATTATTACCGGCCATAGCATCACCTTGTCTCCAGAGATTGCCCAAGAGGTGGTGTATTTTGACCTCAAGTTGCCAGAACCCGATGAACTCTACCAAACCATTTCAGAGGTGGTGCGATCGCTCAAAGGCCGCATCACTGTTGAAATTCAACCTGAGGGCATCAAGTCTTTAGTACAGGCAATGAGGGGCATGACGCTACACCAGGCCCGCAAAGTCATTGCCTTTGCGGCGCTAGATGATGGCAAACTTAGCCCAGATGATGTGAAGCGGGTGTTGCAGCGCAAGGCACAAGTGCTTCACGAAGAAGGACTTTTAGACTACATCCCTCCGGAGATGAATCCGGCCCAATTGGGAGGTTTTGAAGGTTTAAAGACGTGGTTGGCCAGGGCACGAGTTGGCTTTAGCCCCCAGGCTAAAGCGCTGAATTTACCCCCTCCCAAGGGGATCCTAATTGTCGGAATTCAAGGCTGTGGCAAATCGTTGGCCGCCAAAACGATTGCCCGTGAGTGGCGCATGCCCCTTCTCAAGCTGGATGCCGGACGCCTTTATGACAAATATGTGGGGGAATCTGAGAAGAACTTTCGCCGCGCAGTGGCCTTAGCAGAAACCATGGCGCCAGCGGTGCTGTGGATGGATGAAATCGAAAAAAGTATGGGCCAGTCCGATAGCGATGCTGACGGAGGGCTGAGTCGTCGTTTATTCGGCTATTTCCTCACCTGGCTCCAGGAAAAATCTGAAGATGTTTTTGTCGTCGCGACGGCGAACGATCTATCGCGCATTCCCCCTGAACTACTGCGTAAGGGCCGCTTTGATGAAATTTTCTTTGTAGATTTGCCGGACGAACAAGAGCGTGCAGCCATTCTGCAAATCCACCTGATACGCCGTAAGCAAGATCCAAGACGGTTTAACCTACCTGAACTCGTACGGGCAACGGATGGCTTTAGCGGAGCGGAAATTGAGCAGGTTATTATCACGGCCCTGTATCGCGCCATTTACGATAAAAAAACTGTGAATACTGAACTCGTAATTGAAGAAGTCAAATCTACCGTGCCGCTTTCGATCAGCCGCCGCGAAGATTTGCACACCCTACGCATCATGGCTCAAGAGCGATTCGTTGGGGTCAAATAA
- a CDS encoding peptidoglycan-binding protein has product MSSTLIAIASYSTTAIANPAIEVAQADLRPTLRPGSTGNSVVELQALLALLGYYDGPVNGEYQDDTEVAVETFQQDVGLTNDGIVGPATWAKLLPTPSTEFNPPAVPESATDAAETPGQEESKDQPVALPILRQGMYGPAVTRVQETLKELGFYQGAVDGVFGPGTEAAVMNFQRSTELAADGVVGPATWQALLQ; this is encoded by the coding sequence GTGTCCTCTACCCTGATCGCGATCGCGAGTTATTCGACCACGGCGATCGCCAACCCAGCCATAGAGGTTGCCCAGGCTGACCTTCGCCCCACGCTCAGGCCCGGTAGCACTGGCAACTCCGTCGTAGAATTACAAGCACTATTGGCCCTATTGGGATATTATGATGGCCCTGTTAATGGGGAATACCAAGACGACACTGAAGTGGCAGTCGAAACTTTTCAGCAGGATGTGGGCCTGACCAACGACGGGATTGTGGGGCCAGCTACGTGGGCAAAACTGTTACCAACCCCCTCCACAGAGTTCAATCCTCCAGCAGTCCCTGAAAGCGCAACCGATGCTGCAGAGACCCCTGGGCAAGAGGAAAGTAAAGATCAGCCCGTCGCCCTACCGATCTTAAGGCAAGGGATGTATGGCCCCGCCGTAACCCGTGTTCAAGAGACCTTAAAGGAACTGGGGTTTTACCAAGGTGCGGTTGATGGCGTCTTTGGCCCAGGCACTGAAGCCGCCGTCATGAACTTCCAGAGAAGCACTGAACTCGCCGCTGATGGAGTTGTGGGGCCAGCCACGTGGCAAGCACTCCTGCAATAG